The following coding sequences are from one Chelonoidis abingdonii isolate Lonesome George chromosome 4, CheloAbing_2.0, whole genome shotgun sequence window:
- the LOC116816992 gene encoding membrane-spanning 4-domains subfamily A member 15-like: MSEAGPLMQLFIQGQPRVLGALLLLVGLLQMAFGVLLAISPCVYRDELHVHFYSAVLLLLAGIITLAADTTHSLALVKACLVIYIICTVVVGMINLFYLVDLVYDPRNRYIQCPSSNRLHCRRLYQISHYCTGMRAIILILTSLGFFVSIALAAFGCKAVCRQNSADDVPVTALTNLPASHEATMEPEPVASEGPTVALVFDLPQEVYRGHLLLL; encoded by the exons ATGTCGGAAGCGGGACCCCTGATGCAGCTGTTCATCCAGGGGCAGCCTAGAGTCTTGGGG GCCCTCTTGCTGTTGGTGGGGCTTCTGCAGATGGCCTTTGGTGTCCTCCTGGCCATTTCCCCCTGTGTCTATAGGGATGAGCTGCACGTACACTTTTACTCGGCAGTGCTG tTGCTCTTGGCTGGCATCATCACTCTGGCTGCAGACACAACACACAGCCTGGCCCTG GTGAAAGCCTGCCTGGTCATTTACATCATCTGCACGGTGGTGGTCGGCATGATCAACTTATTCTACCTGGTGGACTTGGTGTACGATCCCCGTAACCGGTACATCCAGTGTCCTTCCAGCAACAGGTTGCACTGCAGGCGGCTGTACCAGATCTCG CACTATTGCACAGGCATGCGGGCCATCATCCTGATCTTAACCTCGCTGGGATTCTTTGTTTCTATTGCCCTGGCAGCCTTTGGATGCAAAGCGGTGTGTCGCCAGAACTCTGCCGATGATGTG CCGGTCACCGCCCTGACGAATCTGCCTGCTTCCCATGAGGCCACCATGGAGCCCGAGCCTGTGGCATCAGAGGGACCCACAGT